One Marinifilum sp. JC120 DNA window includes the following coding sequences:
- a CDS encoding glycyl-radical enzyme activating protein: protein MSQGMIYNIQRMSLHDGPGLRTTVFLKGCPLSCLWCSNPESQQVKPQMMCFSELCTGCGKCAEVCPNGAVTEIDGKFGRDTEKCTNCGACTENCAGKAREMSGNTMTVEEVMDVVRKDALFYDNSGGGVTFGGGEPTSGGQFFLDMVEAAVNEGYHVTVDTCGYCPEERFDKTIELANLFLFDCKHMAPEKHKKLTGVDNTIILRNLGAALSSNKEVRVRMPLMPGMNDSEENIAAMAKFLKQYGRDKVEVMPCHAFGRNKYAALGWEYKMDREYTPEQLDVVFKRFADHGLKTEII, encoded by the coding sequence ATGTCCCAAGGCATGATTTATAATATTCAGCGTATGTCGCTCCATGACGGACCGGGCCTGCGTACTACAGTTTTCCTGAAAGGCTGCCCACTGAGCTGTTTGTGGTGCAGCAACCCGGAATCGCAGCAGGTCAAGCCGCAGATGATGTGCTTCTCCGAACTGTGTACCGGCTGCGGCAAGTGCGCCGAAGTCTGTCCCAACGGGGCTGTCACCGAGATTGACGGCAAATTCGGACGCGATACCGAAAAATGCACTAACTGCGGGGCATGCACAGAGAATTGCGCAGGTAAAGCCCGCGAGATGTCCGGCAATACCATGACAGTTGAAGAAGTCATGGACGTGGTCCGCAAGGATGCTCTTTTCTACGACAACTCCGGCGGCGGGGTTACTTTCGGCGGCGGCGAGCCGACTTCAGGCGGACAATTCTTCCTTGATATGGTCGAAGCTGCGGTAAACGAAGGCTACCACGTAACTGTAGACACCTGCGGTTACTGTCCCGAAGAACGTTTCGACAAAACCATTGAGCTTGCGAACCTGTTTCTGTTCGACTGCAAACACATGGCCCCGGAAAAGCATAAAAAACTGACCGGGGTAGATAACACAATTATCCTGCGCAATCTGGGCGCGGCCCTTTCATCTAATAAGGAAGTGCGGGTACGCATGCCGCTCATGCCCGGTATGAACGATTCCGAAGAAAACATCGCCGCCATGGCAAAATTCCTGAAACAGTATGGCCGCGACAAGGTGGAAGTAATGCCCTGCCATGCCTTTGGGCGCAACAAGTACGCTGCACTGGGCTGGGAATATAAAATGGACCGGGAATACACCCCGGAACAGCTGGATGTGGTTTTCAAAAGGTTCGCCGACCACGGCCTGAAAACCGAGATCATCTAA
- a CDS encoding glycyl radical protein, with translation MEMNTTLSAKEETQTAQGYGINWDTAEDRAKELKDFLMNAPQVMDPERLKFLNEIYEKHQGEPVVYVRAKVLERVLTQKKIFLDGNPIVGTLTGVRAGVYAYPEWNVSWIKEEMQMAKMASLGEMKIPAETQELLEKTYKLWKGRTCVDQNNKMYKEKYGESAKKYAKAGMYYENVSVASGSGIADYGMVLNKGIRYLIDDVRTRLTECPNTLANRDKIDLYRSMLITFDAVIKHSHRYADLAEQTAAEESDPKVKAELLEIAEICRRVPEHPARNFREAIQSFWFTHLCVATEQMACAVSPGRYGQYMYPFFKKDIDEGNLTREQVLTMLKFQWIRHLELGEYQGNSYALTLSGHTGQSMTIGGVDANGEDASTELEELMLETQVQMKSIQPTLTLLYHPKLKSSYMQKVVECIRGGSGQPQILNNNAVIQRTLARFAQYPDGITLEDARNCGNYGCVSTGVCGKGSFITQEDQPCLAKVVELMLNNGKCPVTKKKVGAETGDPTTFETFEDLYEAVKGQLDNLFRISRAHSDLSQMARLQVVPSVFRSAMYDGCIEKGMCEEAGGTRYPQVNPIMTAGIDAANSILAIKHLVFDTKAVTMEELLEALKANFEGYEELRQMCYDAPKHGNDVEEVQSIVKRFYRDVDEIHHSQGPDCFGQRTPLDAYSLSYHNYFGGLMGALPNGRKAGVALTDGSVSAMPGTDKEGITALIKSGAEAIDTVRYGANHFNVKFSPSVLEGPQGAKTLISLIKTYCDFGGSHIQFNCVSSDTLKDAQQNPQDYSDLIVRVAGFSAYFTRLDCGVQNEIIKRTEYDAGRC, from the coding sequence ATGGAAATGAATACTACTCTGTCTGCAAAAGAAGAGACTCAGACTGCCCAAGGTTACGGCATTAACTGGGATACAGCTGAAGACCGCGCCAAGGAACTCAAAGATTTTCTCATGAACGCTCCGCAGGTCATGGACCCTGAGCGTCTCAAGTTCCTGAACGAAATATATGAAAAGCATCAGGGCGAGCCTGTAGTATACGTCCGTGCCAAAGTTCTGGAGCGCGTACTGACCCAGAAAAAAATATTTCTCGACGGCAACCCCATCGTAGGTACCCTTACAGGTGTCCGTGCCGGTGTGTACGCCTACCCTGAATGGAACGTCTCCTGGATCAAAGAAGAAATGCAGATGGCCAAAATGGCTTCCCTCGGCGAAATGAAAATCCCCGCCGAGACTCAGGAACTGCTCGAAAAAACTTACAAGCTCTGGAAAGGCCGCACCTGCGTTGACCAAAACAACAAAATGTACAAGGAAAAGTACGGCGAAAGTGCTAAAAAGTACGCCAAAGCCGGCATGTACTACGAAAACGTTTCCGTCGCCTCCGGCTCCGGTATCGCCGACTACGGCATGGTGCTGAACAAAGGTATTCGCTACCTCATTGATGATGTACGCACCCGTCTCACCGAGTGCCCAAACACCCTTGCAAACAGAGACAAAATCGATCTCTACCGCTCCATGCTGATCACCTTTGACGCGGTAATCAAGCACTCCCACCGTTACGCTGACCTTGCAGAGCAGACCGCAGCAGAAGAATCCGATCCCAAAGTAAAGGCAGAGCTGCTGGAAATCGCAGAAATCTGCCGCCGCGTGCCCGAACATCCGGCCCGCAACTTCCGTGAAGCTATCCAGTCCTTCTGGTTCACCCACCTCTGCGTAGCAACCGAGCAGATGGCTTGCGCTGTTTCCCCCGGTCGTTACGGTCAGTACATGTACCCCTTCTTCAAAAAAGACATTGATGAAGGTAACCTGACCCGCGAGCAGGTCCTGACCATGCTCAAGTTCCAGTGGATTCGCCACCTTGAACTGGGCGAATATCAGGGCAACTCTTACGCACTGACCCTTTCCGGGCACACCGGACAGTCCATGACCATCGGCGGTGTGGATGCTAACGGCGAGGATGCTTCCACCGAACTGGAAGAGCTCATGCTCGAAACTCAGGTTCAGATGAAGAGCATCCAGCCCACTCTGACTCTGCTTTATCATCCGAAACTGAAAAGCTCCTACATGCAGAAAGTGGTTGAGTGCATCCGCGGCGGTTCCGGCCAGCCCCAGATCCTGAACAACAACGCTGTTATCCAGCGCACCCTCGCCCGCTTTGCGCAGTACCCCGACGGCATCACCCTTGAAGATGCCCGTAACTGCGGTAACTACGGTTGCGTTTCTACCGGCGTCTGCGGCAAAGGCAGCTTTATCACTCAGGAAGACCAGCCCTGCCTCGCCAAAGTTGTGGAACTGATGCTCAACAACGGCAAATGCCCGGTAACCAAGAAAAAGGTCGGCGCAGAAACCGGAGATCCCACTACTTTTGAAACTTTCGAAGATCTCTACGAAGCAGTAAAGGGCCAGTTGGACAACCTGTTCCGCATCTCCCGTGCCCACTCCGACCTCAGCCAGATGGCCCGCCTTCAGGTTGTACCGAGCGTATTCCGCTCCGCCATGTACGACGGCTGCATTGAAAAAGGTATGTGCGAAGAAGCTGGCGGAACCCGTTACCCGCAGGTCAACCCGATCATGACCGCAGGTATCGATGCTGCCAACTCCATTCTTGCTATCAAGCACCTTGTTTTCGATACCAAAGCAGTCACCATGGAAGAGCTGCTTGAAGCACTCAAGGCCAACTTCGAAGGTTACGAAGAACTTCGCCAGATGTGCTACGACGCTCCCAAGCACGGCAACGATGTGGAAGAAGTACAGTCCATCGTTAAACGTTTCTACCGCGATGTGGATGAAATCCACCATTCTCAGGGACCGGACTGCTTCGGACAGCGCACCCCACTGGATGCATACTCCCTGTCCTACCACAACTACTTCGGCGGACTCATGGGCGCACTGCCCAACGGCCGCAAAGCTGGCGTAGCCCTCACTGACGGTAGTGTTTCCGCAATGCCCGGTACTGATAAGGAAGGCATCACCGCGCTGATCAAGTCCGGTGCAGAAGCAATCGACACCGTCCGTTACGGTGCCAACCACTTCAACGTAAAGTTCTCCCCCTCCGTACTGGAAGGTCCACAGGGCGCAAAAACCTTGATCTCCCTGATCAAGACCTACTGCGATTTCGGTGGCTCACACATCCAGTTCAACTGCGTAAGCTCCGACACTCTCAAAGATGCGCAGCAGAATCCGCAGGATTACTCTGATCTCATCGTCCGTGTTGCAGGTTTCAGTGCCTACTTCACCAGACTGGATTGCGGTGTACAGAACGAAATCATCAAACGTACCGAATACGACGCAGGTCGTTGTTAG
- a CDS encoding sigma-54-dependent Fis family transcriptional regulator, with protein MYFSKDRFFNVSRRNVLTPEMIAIWDDLGVGVAVVDAEGYCEYMNPIQRRADGFTRIHLEGQHITKLYVPHELECIPTVECLRLSKPILKKSYLYKTTNNYLAGTVSDFFPLYNQGRKDGVIAFTLWTGSVPLGDPKRKARKSASRNNSSYYTFESLVGEDESLREVLGEARTAAKSSSHVMIWGESGTGKEVFAQAIHMESERKDKPFIAENCAAIPENLLEAILFGTSKGAYTDAPDKPGLFEEADGGTLLLDELNSMPLGLQAKLLRVLQEKRVRRLGSQKEIPVDVRVVSILNEAPLNAVSQGILRSDLFYRLAVVGLAVPPLRERKKDISVLARTFIERSEQKSGLGLIGVEPDVVQMFFDYDWPGNVRELLHVIEGSMALLGDSSSISRDNLPRHFREASENAFISPVSASAPTPAPQADESLLGKNFFDYSLVRRNGVVPLKSCVQKYETECIRNVLRLTGGNVAKAARIMQITGAGLRYKIQQLGIEDDY; from the coding sequence ATGTATTTTAGCAAGGACAGATTTTTTAATGTCAGCCGTCGTAATGTGCTGACTCCCGAAATGATTGCCATCTGGGATGATCTGGGGGTGGGCGTGGCTGTGGTGGATGCTGAAGGGTATTGCGAGTATATGAATCCCATCCAGCGCAGGGCGGACGGTTTTACCCGTATTCATTTGGAAGGCCAGCACATCACCAAGCTGTATGTGCCCCACGAGCTGGAATGCATTCCCACTGTAGAATGTCTGCGTTTGAGTAAGCCTATTCTCAAAAAAAGTTATCTGTACAAGACCACCAATAATTATCTTGCCGGGACTGTTTCCGATTTTTTTCCTCTTTACAATCAAGGGCGCAAGGACGGGGTCATCGCTTTTACTCTCTGGACCGGATCGGTGCCTTTGGGTGATCCCAAGAGAAAGGCTCGTAAATCAGCCTCCCGTAACAATTCTTCCTACTATACGTTTGAGTCTCTTGTGGGGGAGGATGAATCCCTGCGCGAGGTTCTGGGTGAGGCCCGCACTGCCGCCAAATCCTCCTCGCATGTTATGATCTGGGGGGAGAGTGGCACAGGTAAGGAGGTTTTTGCACAGGCCATCCACATGGAAAGCGAGCGCAAGGATAAACCTTTCATTGCCGAGAACTGCGCGGCCATCCCGGAAAACCTGTTGGAAGCAATACTTTTCGGGACCTCTAAAGGGGCCTACACCGATGCCCCGGACAAGCCCGGCCTATTCGAAGAGGCCGACGGTGGGACCCTGCTGCTGGATGAGCTTAATTCCATGCCTCTGGGGTTGCAGGCCAAGCTTTTGCGTGTGTTGCAGGAAAAACGGGTTCGCCGTCTCGGTTCGCAAAAAGAAATTCCAGTAGATGTGCGGGTGGTCAGCATTCTTAACGAAGCTCCTCTCAATGCCGTGAGTCAGGGCATCCTGCGTAGCGATTTGTTTTATCGCCTTGCCGTGGTCGGCTTGGCAGTTCCTCCTTTACGTGAACGAAAGAAGGATATCTCGGTGCTGGCCCGGACTTTTATTGAACGCTCGGAGCAGAAAAGCGGGCTTGGTCTGATCGGGGTTGAACCGGATGTTGTACAGATGTTTTTTGATTACGATTGGCCCGGCAACGTGCGTGAGCTTTTGCACGTGATTGAAGGCAGCATGGCCCTTCTTGGGGATAGCTCTTCAATCAGCAGGGATAATTTGCCTCGTCATTTCAGGGAAGCCAGTGAGAACGCTTTTATCTCACCTGTTTCCGCGTCTGCCCCTACTCCCGCACCGCAAGCAGATGAATCTTTGCTCGGGAAAAACTTTTTTGATTACAGTCTTGTGCGGCGTAACGGTGTGGTGCCGCTTAAAAGTTGCGTACAGAAGTATGAAACCGAATGTATCCGCAATGTATTGCGTCTTACCGGAGGCAACGTCGCCAAGGCCGCCCGAATCATGCAAATCACCGGGGCTGGGCTGCGCTACAAGATTCAGCAGCTCGGAATCGAGGACGATTATTAA
- a CDS encoding sulfite exporter TauE/SafE family protein produces MFDSPHTLVFLLWLIGGFVSGVSGIGGAMVAVPAAAMFIPMQELVPLACLLNVIMDGSIALMHFRHCRFPALKPLLVGSVPGAFAGLYILTFVSSTILQGAVGALLIYYVYWQLTFKVEKTHPESWSRGSAAGFGASLLGTAISFDGPPIGAYGLYVGWQPRVFLGTLGVFFVIRASFTCILQAGAGLITPTVIDYAIYGAPATLIGTLLSFPVIKHINQDLFRKLLMTVIALAGVVCLVRSFM; encoded by the coding sequence ATGTTTGATTCCCCTCACACCCTTGTATTCCTGCTCTGGCTGATCGGCGGATTTGTATCCGGGGTCAGCGGTATCGGCGGGGCCATGGTCGCTGTTCCGGCAGCGGCCATGTTTATTCCCATGCAGGAACTGGTTCCCCTTGCCTGCCTGCTGAACGTCATCATGGACGGCAGTATCGCGCTCATGCATTTCCGCCATTGCCGTTTTCCAGCACTCAAGCCGCTCTTGGTCGGCTCAGTACCCGGAGCCTTTGCCGGACTTTACATCCTGACCTTTGTCTCCAGCACCATCCTGCAAGGAGCCGTTGGTGCGCTGCTCATCTATTACGTATACTGGCAGCTGACCTTCAAGGTCGAAAAAACGCACCCGGAATCATGGTCGCGGGGCAGTGCCGCCGGGTTCGGAGCCAGCCTGCTCGGTACAGCCATATCTTTCGATGGACCGCCCATCGGGGCTTACGGCCTATACGTGGGCTGGCAGCCACGGGTTTTTCTGGGCACCCTTGGCGTATTTTTCGTTATCCGGGCCAGCTTCACCTGCATTCTGCAAGCCGGAGCCGGACTTATCACCCCCACAGTGATCGATTACGCCATCTACGGTGCCCCGGCCACGCTCATCGGAACACTGCTCTCTTTCCCAGTAATCAAGCACATCAATCAGGACTTATTTCGTAAACTTCTCATGACCGTAATCGCACTGGCCGGAGTAGTCTGTTTAGTACGATCTTTTATGTAA
- a CDS encoding DUF4125 family protein → MTEEKRIQLIEQIIGLELDMFLAVNNRGGTSLCQERPDSFRIMRHMTHSVLPDEYLESYLDDLEKAASAKRNLMTEKYALMEGLIPKQNNSPAISEIVRMESEWRKEVAAQFPRSVQPDGHQSFCLYLGSELQTYSSQTLNIYLAYARKTQQECGNLVRERYEILMRKLGYESLAHCEESLTNPTK, encoded by the coding sequence ATGACCGAAGAAAAACGCATACAATTAATCGAACAGATCATCGGGTTGGAACTTGATATGTTCCTTGCGGTCAACAACCGCGGCGGAACCTCCCTTTGTCAGGAACGCCCGGACTCTTTCCGCATCATGCGCCACATGACCCATTCCGTTCTTCCGGACGAATACCTTGAATCGTATCTGGACGACCTTGAAAAAGCTGCGTCCGCCAAGCGCAACCTCATGACCGAAAAGTACGCGCTCATGGAAGGACTCATCCCGAAACAAAACAATTCCCCGGCCATCAGCGAAATAGTGCGCATGGAGAGCGAATGGCGCAAAGAAGTTGCCGCCCAGTTCCCGCGTTCCGTTCAGCCTGACGGGCACCAGTCCTTCTGTCTTTACCTCGGCAGCGAGTTGCAGACTTATTCCTCCCAAACCTTGAACATTTACCTTGCTTACGCCCGCAAAACGCAGCAGGAATGCGGAAATCTGGTACGTGAAAGATACGAAATCCTCATGCGTAAGCTGGGCTACGAATCCCTCGCCCATTGCGAAGAATCACTAACCAACCCCACAAAGTAG
- a CDS encoding APC family permease, producing the protein MAQEQLELEKSMSPAQVWALALGSIVGWGCFVLPGDMFLPQAGVMGTLIGFGVGAFLICFVAVCYSYMIKYAPVAGGAFAYAYVGFGPTAAFVCGWALVLGYIAIIGIDVAALALIFRFLFPGVFEFGPLYSIAGWQVYTGEVILMTSATLLFGWMNYRGNSFAGKLQVALAFLLTVGIVSLFTGSASLETAELGNLLPLFAEHRSELSCVLIIFAISPFLFVGFDTVPQAAEEFTFDPARARNIMIIAILCGVVLYSLVTLAVGIAIPYPEMLAKMDAMRATGGTAWATGEVAAMAFGKLGAVVLACAVMGAVCTGINGFYIATSRLLLSMARGRILPAWFGDIHPKYRTPHKALLFTMAIVLLTPFAGRSVVVWIVDMSSVGTGIGYLFSCLAARRVLLGSEGVSERFVKHFCCVMGIFASVMSIVLLLVPGSPAYISEASRWCMVTWVVMGVFFYFSSRGEWAKLPEATLRKSILGRDDIPVFFKSREPKGQPQTASE; encoded by the coding sequence ATGGCACAAGAACAACTGGAATTAGAAAAATCAATGTCGCCCGCACAGGTGTGGGCACTGGCGCTCGGTTCAATCGTAGGTTGGGGATGTTTTGTTCTCCCCGGTGATATGTTTCTGCCGCAAGCCGGGGTCATGGGCACCCTGATCGGCTTCGGTGTAGGCGCTTTCCTTATTTGTTTTGTAGCAGTCTGCTACAGTTACATGATCAAGTACGCCCCTGTTGCAGGCGGCGCGTTTGCATATGCTTATGTCGGCTTTGGACCGACTGCGGCTTTTGTCTGCGGGTGGGCACTCGTGCTCGGGTACATAGCCATCATCGGCATCGACGTTGCCGCGCTGGCACTTATTTTCCGTTTTCTATTTCCGGGAGTCTTTGAATTCGGCCCCTTGTATTCCATTGCCGGATGGCAGGTTTATACGGGTGAAGTTATTCTTATGACCTCTGCGACCCTGCTTTTCGGTTGGATGAACTATCGCGGCAACAGCTTTGCGGGTAAGTTGCAGGTTGCACTGGCTTTCCTGCTGACTGTCGGTATTGTTTCCCTGTTTACGGGATCTGCTTCGCTTGAAACAGCCGAACTGGGTAACCTGCTTCCGCTTTTCGCTGAGCACCGTTCCGAGCTTTCCTGTGTACTGATTATTTTCGCTATTTCGCCCTTTCTCTTTGTTGGTTTTGATACTGTTCCGCAGGCAGCAGAGGAATTTACCTTTGATCCCGCCCGGGCACGTAACATTATGATCATTGCCATCCTTTGCGGTGTGGTTCTCTACTCTCTGGTCACTCTGGCTGTTGGTATTGCCATTCCTTATCCTGAAATGCTGGCCAAAATGGACGCCATGCGCGCTACCGGCGGTACTGCATGGGCAACCGGTGAAGTTGCGGCCATGGCTTTCGGTAAACTTGGTGCGGTTGTTCTGGCCTGCGCAGTCATGGGCGCGGTCTGCACCGGTATTAACGGTTTCTACATTGCTACTTCACGTCTGCTGCTGAGTATGGCTCGCGGTCGCATTTTGCCTGCATGGTTCGGTGATATTCATCCCAAGTACCGCACACCTCACAAAGCCCTTCTGTTCACCATGGCTATCGTCCTGCTTACTCCATTTGCCGGGCGTTCCGTTGTGGTTTGGATCGTGGACATGAGCTCCGTGGGTACCGGTATCGGTTACCTTTTCTCCTGCCTTGCTGCACGTCGTGTTCTGCTCGGTTCCGAGGGCGTTTCTGAGCGTTTTGTGAAGCATTTCTGCTGCGTCATGGGTATTTTTGCTTCTGTTATGTCCATTGTGCTTCTGCTGGTCCCCGGTTCCCCGGCCTATATCAGTGAAGCATCCCGCTGGTGCATGGTTACCTGGGTGGTCATGGGCGTGTTCTTTTACTTCTCCAGCAGAGGTGAATGGGCTAAGCTTCCTGAAGCAACCCTGCGTAAAAGCATTCTCGGCAGGGACGATATTCCGGTTTTCTTTAAAAGCCGTGAACCTAAGGGCCAGCCCCAGACTGCTTCTGAATAG
- a CDS encoding DNA-binding protein: protein MEPLAVRFKAGQDILFELERIAQEQKIEAACVLTCVGSLTRAVLRFANQEEATELNGHFEIVSLTGVLSCHGSHFHIAISDKEGKTTGAHLLPGSEVYTTAEIVLAVLPRHSFLRTFDPQTGYPELEIKSLTSDEE, encoded by the coding sequence ATGGAGCCATTAGCCGTCAGGTTTAAGGCGGGACAGGATATCCTGTTTGAGCTGGAGCGAATTGCGCAGGAGCAAAAAATTGAAGCAGCCTGCGTGCTGACCTGCGTGGGCAGTCTTACTAGGGCGGTGCTCCGTTTTGCCAATCAGGAAGAGGCTACTGAGCTTAACGGTCATTTTGAGATAGTTTCTCTGACCGGAGTTCTTTCCTGTCATGGTTCCCATTTTCATATCGCCATTTCAGACAAAGAAGGAAAGACCACAGGTGCGCATCTGCTCCCCGGAAGCGAAGTCTACACAACCGCTGAAATTGTGTTGGCTGTTTTGCCCCGGCATTCTTTTCTCAGAACGTTTGACCCGCAGACAGGTTATCCGGAGCTTGAAATCAAATCTCTAACCAGTGACGAGGAGTGA
- a CDS encoding ECF transporter S component: MGVTEQFKKDFNTFTWVLISVAIVLNIAVGQLVSLLKLPIFLDSIGTVLVGVLAGPWAGGIAGLLTNLIWGVISSPVAAAFAPVAMVIGIVAGLCAKFGMFKNWWTAILAGLIITVFNSVVAVPIRLYMFGGITGSGADFAMAYLLALGKDLFGSVVVTVFTANVIDKVATAVLVWGIIKGLPEKASARFPRLVRA, encoded by the coding sequence ATGGGTGTAACAGAACAGTTTAAAAAGGATTTCAATACATTTACATGGGTGCTGATTTCAGTCGCCATTGTTCTTAACATTGCGGTGGGGCAACTTGTTTCCCTGCTTAAGCTGCCAATTTTTCTTGATTCCATCGGTACTGTGCTGGTCGGTGTTCTTGCCGGACCGTGGGCCGGTGGCATTGCCGGGCTGCTTACCAATCTTATCTGGGGTGTTATCTCTTCACCTGTGGCCGCAGCCTTTGCTCCCGTAGCCATGGTTATCGGTATTGTTGCCGGATTGTGCGCAAAGTTCGGGATGTTCAAGAACTGGTGGACCGCCATTCTTGCCGGTTTGATAATCACAGTTTTCAATTCCGTGGTCGCAGTACCCATCAGGCTTTACATGTTCGGTGGTATCACCGGAAGCGGTGCGGATTTTGCCATGGCTTATCTGCTTGCGCTCGGTAAGGATCTGTTCGGTTCGGTGGTGGTTACTGTGTTTACTGCCAATGTTATTGATAAGGTTGCCACTGCGGTGCTGGTCTGGGGTATTATCAAGGGACTCCCGGAGAAAGCTTCTGCCCGTTTTCCCCGCTTGGTCCGTGCTTAA
- a CDS encoding energy-coupling factor transporter transmembrane protein EcfT has protein sequence MPLQTADLSLFIKGESCLHSVHPLSKLTYVLLTGVAVYCAPGGYLPAAILLGINLLLAAVSGILLQVWKFSWRTLLPLALFMIPIHGFLNPDNHTVLISFHGAGLYLEGLVFAGRVLLQLAAVLSISLIFVFTTHPADLITSLTQAGLSASFAYILGSPLLLLPAMRERAKTIQDAQRARGLGSDGGVIKRIRSMAPLISPLILGAFAEIEQRAIALELRGFNSARSKTSLRVVPDSATQRAVRKLMLLVCILLFIYKIVPYQYVSY, from the coding sequence ATTCCATTGCAAACAGCTGACCTTTCCCTGTTTATCAAGGGAGAATCGTGTCTCCATTCCGTTCACCCCCTCAGTAAGTTGACTTATGTGCTGCTGACGGGGGTGGCGGTTTATTGTGCGCCCGGCGGATATCTGCCTGCCGCAATCCTGTTGGGGATTAATCTTCTTCTGGCAGCAGTCTCCGGTATTCTTTTGCAGGTCTGGAAGTTTTCATGGCGAACCCTGTTGCCCCTTGCTCTGTTTATGATTCCTATTCATGGTTTTTTGAACCCGGACAATCATACTGTTCTGATCAGTTTTCACGGGGCGGGTTTGTATTTGGAAGGGCTGGTGTTTGCCGGAAGGGTGCTTCTGCAATTGGCAGCTGTTTTGAGCATCTCGCTGATATTTGTTTTTACAACCCATCCGGCAGATCTCATTACGTCTTTGACTCAGGCCGGGCTTTCTGCTTCTTTTGCCTATATTTTGGGTAGCCCTCTGCTGCTTCTTCCGGCCATGCGTGAGAGAGCTAAAACTATTCAGGATGCGCAACGGGCCAGAGGACTTGGCTCAGACGGCGGCGTCATAAAAAGGATTCGTTCCATGGCTCCACTCATTTCCCCTTTGATACTTGGAGCTTTTGCTGAAATTGAACAGCGGGCTATTGCTCTGGAATTACGCGGATTCAATTCAGCCCGTTCCAAAACCTCCTTGCGGGTTGTGCCGGACAGCGCAACACAGCGCGCAGTCCGTAAGCTGATGCTCTTGGTATGTATTCTGCTTTTTATCTATAAAATAGTACCTTACCAATATGTCTCTTATTGA
- a CDS encoding ABC transporter ATP-binding protein, whose translation MSLIEIENFSYRYGASSPLVLNKLNLRIAGGEFVAVIGPNNSGKSTLCNVLTGAVPQLYHGLSEGRVRVCGKDAAETPVSELAGSVAFVMQNPRQQLSGIRFTVAEEVAFSLENMGLPRENIRQHVDKALALTGMSSFADRSPHHLSGGQLQKVTLAAALACNTRIIVLDEPTTFLDPLAAKQVFEILFRLRQSGKTVVLAEQRLDNIALCADRVIALHEGEIVLDGLPNEVLASPLLKEIGLDVTRFSKVAELAKVAGCWREEQELASTFDGVLEGLILLAEESYGN comes from the coding sequence ATGTCTCTTATTGAAATTGAGAACTTTTCATATCGCTATGGCGCGTCTTCACCGCTGGTCCTGAACAAACTTAACCTGCGTATTGCCGGAGGGGAATTTGTAGCTGTGATCGGGCCCAATAATAGCGGCAAATCAACCCTCTGCAACGTACTGACCGGGGCGGTCCCTCAACTCTATCACGGTCTGTCCGAAGGACGTGTCCGGGTTTGCGGTAAAGATGCGGCTGAAACTCCGGTTTCAGAGCTTGCCGGATCAGTTGCATTTGTTATGCAGAATCCAAGGCAGCAGTTGTCCGGCATCCGCTTTACTGTGGCTGAGGAAGTGGCATTCAGTCTTGAAAACATGGGCTTGCCAAGGGAAAATATCCGGCAACATGTGGATAAGGCCCTTGCGTTGACCGGGATGTCATCTTTTGCGGATCGCTCCCCGCATCACCTTTCAGGCGGGCAGTTGCAGAAAGTGACTTTAGCCGCCGCTCTGGCTTGTAATACCCGGATCATTGTACTGGATGAGCCGACCACATTTCTTGATCCTCTGGCGGCAAAGCAGGTCTTTGAAATTTTGTTTCGTTTGCGGCAGAGCGGTAAAACCGTAGTGCTTGCAGAGCAGCGTCTGGATAATATCGCGCTTTGTGCAGACCGGGTAATTGCCTTGCATGAAGGTGAAATTGTTTTGGACGGTTTGCCAAACGAAGTCCTTGCTTCCCCTCTGCTTAAAGAAATCGGGCTTGATGTGACCCGGTTCAGCAAGGTAGCCGAGCTTGCAAAGGTTGCCGGATGCTGGCGCGAGGAGCAGGAATTGGCGTCAACTTTTGACGGTGTGCTGGAAGGTCTGATTCTCCTTGCGGAGGAATCTTATGGGAATTGA